From Xylocopilactobacillus apis, a single genomic window includes:
- a CDS encoding DUF2929 family protein, with translation MKYITSMVWIIAFFQIIGFIGSSLTKTQYDPLQTFYVSLVFGVIFSIVPIELEKLSKKN, from the coding sequence ATGAAATACATAACTTCGATGGTATGGATCATTGCCTTTTTCCAAATCATTGGGTTTATCGGCTCAAGTTTGACGAAGACGCAATATGATCCATTGCAAACGTTCTATGTTTCACTAGTTTTTGGGGTAATTTTCAGTATTGTCCCAATTGAATTAGAAAAATTATCTAAGAAAAATTAA
- a CDS encoding DUF1836 domain-containing protein yields MSLPTWDELPNFDLYMDQIVTVVNDSTNPWGGEITSSMVNNYVKHKLLDSPQKKKYNRVHVAQLIFINLMKEIFSLDEIISLKEQFLVDSKIEDRYNGFIKIFNEQLVNSSDDVNDNLSDIFGQLSSVLIAKRQIKNLLQEPDLDS; encoded by the coding sequence ATGAGTTTACCAACTTGGGATGAACTTCCAAATTTTGATTTATATATGGATCAAATTGTTACAGTAGTTAATGATTCTACCAATCCTTGGGGAGGTGAAATAACTTCTTCAATGGTCAACAATTATGTTAAACATAAGCTTTTAGATTCACCTCAGAAAAAAAAATATAATCGAGTTCACGTTGCCCAATTAATTTTTATTAATCTCATGAAAGAAATTTTTTCACTTGATGAAATTATTTCCCTTAAAGAGCAGTTTTTAGTCGATAGTAAAATTGAAGATCGTTATAATGGTTTTATAAAGATTTTTAATGAACAGCTAGTTAATAGTTCAGATGACGTTAATGATAATTTATCAGATATTTTCGGACAATTATCTAGTGTTTTAATTGCTAAAAGACAAATAAAAAATCTTCTTCAAGAACCTGATCTAGATTCTTGA
- the rpmF gene encoding 50S ribosomal protein L32 translates to MATPARRTSKTKKRIRRGNKKLTAPSIHFDELTGEYTLSHHVSPSGIYKGKPVIQKNNENPA, encoded by the coding sequence ATGGCAACACCTGCAAGAAGAACTTCGAAAACGAAGAAACGGATTCGTCGTGGCAATAAAAAATTGACAGCGCCTTCAATTCATTTTGATGAATTAACGGGCGAATATACATTAAGCCACCACGTATCTCCAAGCGGAATTTACAAAGGAAAACCAGTTATTCAAAAGAATAACGAAAATCCTGCATAA
- a CDS encoding ABC transporter permease subunit (The N-terminal region of this protein, as described by TIGR01726, is a three transmembrane segment that identifies a subfamily of ABC transporter permease subunits, which specificities that include histidine, arginine, glutamine, glutamate, L-cystine (sic), the opines (in Agrobacterium) octopine and nopaline, etc.), giving the protein MGLKIKKSHFFLILFAVLALFLTTNIHQVSAAQKEFRVGMEAGYPPFNWTQVDDSGGAVKIDGSKQYANGYDVQIAKIIANKLDRKLVIVKTVWDGLAPALTSGKIDAIIAGMSPTPERRKTVDFSNPYLVSKAIMIVRKNSAYANATSIQDFKSAKITSQLSTFLYDLIPQIKDVKQETAMNDFSAMRTALQSGVIDGYVAQEPEGISVENAMPSLKMIKFSNGKGFKTDSSDDASAVGLKKNSPDMAKINQILAGISKSKREKMMTWAVKHQPQTSDKKVNWFINIFQKYGSLLLNGTLTTLWISLIGTIVGFLIGLLVGIIRTVPLSKSKGKKIGQKILNAFFWLYIEIFRGTPMMVQAAIFYYGLAQAFQINVNKLAAALLIVSINTGAYMAEIMRGGIEAVDPGQKEGAMALGMSHFQMMRKVILPQAVRNSLPAVGNEFVINIKDTSVLSIISVTELFFNGQTIAGQTYQFFQSFFVISIIYLFLTFTVTQILKFIERKMAGPKNYNLMANQLQV; this is encoded by the coding sequence ATGGGATTAAAGATCAAAAAAAGTCATTTTTTTTTAATTTTGTTTGCAGTTTTAGCACTGTTTTTAACAACTAATATTCATCAAGTATCAGCAGCTCAAAAAGAATTCAGAGTCGGCATGGAAGCTGGATATCCCCCGTTTAACTGGACTCAAGTTGACGATTCAGGCGGTGCGGTAAAAATTGATGGATCAAAGCAATATGCTAATGGGTATGATGTACAAATTGCTAAAATTATAGCTAATAAACTAGATCGAAAACTTGTTATTGTCAAAACTGTTTGGGATGGTTTAGCTCCTGCATTAACCTCAGGAAAGATTGATGCAATAATTGCTGGCATGTCACCTACTCCTGAAAGAAGAAAAACGGTTGATTTTTCAAATCCGTACTTAGTATCAAAAGCAATTATGATTGTTCGAAAAAATTCGGCATATGCCAATGCTACTTCTATTCAGGATTTTAAAAGTGCTAAAATAACTTCTCAATTGAGTACATTTCTTTACGATTTAATACCACAAATTAAAGACGTCAAACAAGAAACCGCAATGAATGACTTTTCAGCGATGAGAACTGCTCTTCAAAGTGGCGTTATTGACGGATACGTTGCTCAAGAACCAGAGGGTATCAGTGTCGAAAATGCAATGCCCTCTTTAAAAATGATTAAATTCTCAAATGGCAAAGGATTTAAAACTGACAGCTCAGATGATGCCTCAGCGGTTGGACTCAAAAAAAATAGTCCTGACATGGCAAAAATTAACCAAATTCTGGCTGGAATCTCTAAGTCTAAACGTGAAAAAATGATGACTTGGGCGGTTAAACATCAGCCTCAAACATCTGATAAAAAAGTAAATTGGTTTATCAATATTTTCCAAAAATACGGGAGCCTTTTACTAAACGGTACTCTTACTACTCTTTGGATTTCTTTAATTGGAACAATTGTGGGTTTTCTAATTGGATTATTGGTTGGAATTATCAGGACTGTGCCGTTATCAAAATCAAAAGGGAAAAAAATTGGTCAAAAAATTCTCAATGCTTTTTTCTGGCTTTATATTGAAATCTTTCGTGGAACCCCAATGATGGTTCAAGCTGCCATTTTTTACTACGGATTAGCACAAGCATTTCAAATTAACGTAAATAAGCTTGCTGCAGCTCTTTTAATCGTCTCAATTAATACTGGTGCTTACATGGCTGAAATTATGAGAGGTGGGATTGAAGCTGTCGATCCTGGTCAAAAGGAAGGAGCCATGGCTTTAGGCATGTCGCATTTTCAAATGATGAGAAAAGTAATACTCCCTCAAGCTGTCAGGAACTCCCTGCCTGCTGTTGGAAATGAATTTGTAATTAATATTAAAGATACCTCTGTCCTATCAATTATCTCCGTAACCGAACTTTTCTTTAATGGTCAAACGATTGCGGGACAAACTTATCAATTTTTCCAAAGCTTCTTTGTAATTTCGATCATCTATCTATTTTTAACTTTTACAGTTACTCAAATTTTGAAATTTATCGAAAGAAAAATGGCTGGCCCAAAAAATTACAATTTAATGGCTAACCAATTACAGGTGTAA
- a CDS encoding amino acid ABC transporter ATP-binding protein, producing the protein MTEQLFEIKNLKKTFGNHTVLKDISFNIEKEEIISIIGSSGSGKSTLLRCLNLLEEPTGGEIIYQGSNILDPKFDLNHYRAKVGMVFQSFNLFNNLSVLNNCIIPQESVLKRDHAAAKDTAIQNLQSVGMEQFLEAKPAQLSGGQKQRVAIARAVSMNPDVLLFDEPTSALDPEMVDDVLEAMKKLAEIGLTMVIVSHEMQFVRDISNEILFMDDGVILEHGNSSDIFEHPKEERTKEFLKRYLNR; encoded by the coding sequence ATGACAGAACAATTATTTGAAATTAAAAATTTAAAGAAAACTTTTGGAAATCATACCGTTTTAAAAGATATTTCTTTCAATATTGAAAAAGAAGAAATTATTTCAATAATTGGCTCATCAGGCTCTGGTAAATCAACATTGCTTCGTTGCTTAAATTTACTTGAAGAACCTACTGGCGGGGAAATTATTTATCAAGGATCAAATATTCTTGATCCAAAATTTGACCTCAATCATTATCGAGCTAAAGTAGGAATGGTTTTTCAATCTTTTAATTTATTTAACAATCTTTCTGTTCTTAATAACTGCATCATTCCACAAGAATCTGTTTTAAAAAGAGACCATGCTGCAGCTAAAGATACCGCAATCCAAAATTTGCAAAGTGTTGGAATGGAACAATTTCTTGAAGCAAAACCAGCTCAACTATCTGGCGGTCAAAAACAACGAGTAGCAATTGCCCGTGCAGTATCAATGAATCCAGATGTCTTACTATTTGACGAACCAACATCAGCTCTTGATCCAGAAATGGTAGATGACGTTTTAGAAGCAATGAAAAAGCTTGCTGAAATTGGTTTAACAATGGTCATAGTTAGCCACGAAATGCAATTTGTCCGTGATATTTCGAACGAAATTTTGTTTATGGATGATGGAGTTATTTTAGAACATGGTAACTCAAGTGATATTTTTGAACATCCAAAGGAAGAAAGAACTAAAGAATTTCTAAAACGTTATTTGAATCGTTAA
- a CDS encoding PTS transporter subunit EIIC gives MIKYSKLAREIVNGVGGKENVVSLIQCFTRLRFVLFDESLADTEILKSNKNIVDIIQKGGQYQIIIGINAEILFEEISKKYHFPTEASTETIKQYNEIPNLPKKKNTLWDKTIDLLFNIFAPLFGVICACGIIKGLLAILVVAKVLTPTDGTYVILNAIGDSTLYFFPIFLAVTAGKKFHVDQMTSLAIGTSMIYPTLISALNGKSISTVFENTIFSSKIYLTFLKIPVLLNNYSSTVIPVIIAIWFASYVQKFAKKISPVSISNFFVPLITLLVVVPTSLIAIGPAATWMSNIIAWLIEVLYKLSPIVFGAFIGGFWQILVILGFHNGIIPIVLNNIVTEGYDVIFAANIACPFTELAVLFALAIILQKENQKRTIIAAIFPTIFGITEPAIYGVSLPLMKPLIISSISSAIGGSLAMIFKLKFYQMGGQGIFAFPCFISSKSSNFSGLINAIVVVIISMIIAFILTLLVYPRENVTSKKIKI, from the coding sequence ATGATAAAGTACTCTAAATTAGCTCGAGAAATTGTTAACGGCGTTGGTGGTAAAGAAAACGTCGTATCTTTAATTCAATGTTTTACACGCTTGAGATTTGTTTTATTTGATGAATCACTCGCAGATACTGAAATCTTAAAAAGCAATAAAAATATTGTTGATATTATTCAAAAAGGTGGACAATATCAAATTATAATTGGAATAAATGCTGAAATCTTATTCGAAGAAATTAGCAAAAAGTATCATTTTCCAACTGAAGCATCAACCGAAACAATTAAACAATATAACGAAATCCCCAATTTACCGAAAAAAAAGAATACACTTTGGGATAAAACAATCGATCTTCTATTTAACATCTTTGCGCCATTATTTGGCGTAATTTGCGCTTGTGGAATTATAAAAGGACTATTAGCAATTTTAGTTGTTGCAAAAGTGCTGACGCCCACAGATGGGACATATGTAATTTTAAATGCAATTGGAGATTCAACGCTATACTTCTTCCCAATCTTTTTAGCTGTTACTGCTGGTAAAAAATTTCACGTCGATCAAATGACTTCACTTGCTATTGGAACTTCAATGATTTATCCTACCTTAATTTCAGCCTTGAATGGAAAATCAATTTCAACGGTTTTTGAAAACACTATTTTCTCATCAAAAATTTATCTAACATTTTTAAAAATACCAGTATTGCTTAATAATTACTCTTCAACTGTTATTCCAGTCATTATTGCGATCTGGTTTGCTTCCTACGTTCAAAAATTTGCTAAAAAAATTAGTCCTGTATCAATATCAAACTTTTTTGTACCGTTAATTACTTTATTAGTGGTTGTTCCAACATCTTTAATTGCAATTGGACCAGCAGCTACTTGGATGTCGAATATCATTGCTTGGCTCATAGAAGTTCTATACAAACTAAGTCCAATTGTCTTTGGCGCATTTATTGGAGGATTCTGGCAGATTTTAGTAATCTTGGGATTTCATAATGGAATTATTCCAATTGTATTAAATAATATTGTAACTGAAGGATACGATGTTATATTTGCTGCCAATATCGCCTGTCCCTTTACTGAATTGGCAGTTTTGTTTGCATTAGCAATAATATTACAAAAAGAAAATCAAAAAAGGACCATAATTGCAGCGATTTTTCCAACAATTTTCGGAATTACTGAACCTGCAATTTACGGTGTGTCACTTCCTTTAATGAAACCTTTAATTATTAGTAGTATTTCGTCAGCTATTGGAGGAAGTTTAGCGATGATATTTAAACTTAAATTCTATCAAATGGGAGGTCAAGGAATTTTTGCATTTCCTTGCTTCATTTCCTCAAAATCATCTAACTTTTCAGGATTAATTAATGCAATTGTTGTTGTAATTATTTCAATGATTATTGCATTTATTTTAACTTTATTAGTTTATCCACGGGAAAATGTTACGTCTAAAAAGATTAAAATATAA
- a CDS encoding PRD domain-containing protein — translation MIIKQSLNNNVAFVINDQNNEMIVSGTGIAFGKHKGDEIDESKIQYYFPIIPSEVADGLAKLLADIPIEYYAIANDVVDKAEETLKLKLNDSILISLTDHMYGAVKQKEKGIEISNPLHWDIKQLYYKEYSVGLFALKLIKNFFNVDLNNDEAATIALHLVNCETTKKKDLDTYKFVEMVHWIMKKTEEYFQIDLSKSTDPIYYQRFITHIRFFIQRVLKKNYHPSEPDSQLTNLIMVKYPKEKDCVVTLSDKFYKKYGLKISKEEQSYLILHIHNMIKHNKF, via the coding sequence TTGATAATCAAACAGAGTCTCAATAACAACGTTGCTTTTGTTATCAATGATCAAAACAACGAAATGATTGTTAGTGGAACGGGAATTGCGTTCGGCAAACACAAAGGAGATGAAATTGATGAATCTAAAATTCAATATTATTTTCCAATTATTCCATCAGAGGTTGCCGATGGACTTGCTAAATTATTAGCTGATATACCAATTGAGTATTATGCAATAGCCAATGATGTTGTTGATAAAGCAGAAGAAACTCTAAAACTTAAACTAAATGACAGTATTTTAATTTCACTAACTGACCATATGTATGGTGCTGTTAAACAGAAAGAAAAAGGAATTGAAATTTCTAACCCGTTACATTGGGACATTAAACAACTATATTACAAAGAATATAGTGTAGGATTATTTGCTTTAAAACTTATCAAAAATTTTTTTAATGTTGATTTAAACAACGATGAGGCTGCAACAATTGCTCTCCATTTGGTCAATTGCGAGACTACTAAGAAAAAAGATCTTGACACTTATAAATTTGTAGAAATGGTTCATTGGATTATGAAAAAAACGGAAGAATACTTTCAAATCGATTTATCAAAATCCACCGACCCTATTTACTATCAAAGATTTATAACTCATATCAGATTTTTTATTCAAAGGGTTCTTAAAAAGAATTATCATCCAAGCGAACCAGATTCTCAATTGACTAATCTTATTATGGTCAAATATCCAAAAGAAAAAGACTGCGTAGTTACATTGAGTGATAAATTTTATAAAAAATATGGTCTCAAAATTTCAAAAGAAGAACAATCTTATCTGATTTTGCATATCCACAATATGATAAAACATAATAAATTTTAA
- a CDS encoding PTS transporter subunit EIIC, whose product MGKYSNLAKEIVDGVGGKDNVISLIHCFTRLRFVLKNEDLADTESLKNNKDIVDIIQRGGQYQVVIGMNVESVFDEINEIYHFPTEENKEIETSNDDETIKGEENKSFWDKAVDLLSGIFVPLLGVLCACGIVKGLLAILTVSKIISPTDGTYIILNAIGDSLFYFFPVFLAVTAGKKFHVDQMTSIAIGASMIYPSLIASVSGKAMSTVFSGTIFESKVYLTFLKIPVILNNYSSTVIPIIIAIWFASYVQKFAKKISPEAISNFLVPLITLLIVVPVALMAIGPVATWLSNIIAWIVTFLYKLSPVLLGAFVGGFWQILVIFGIHNGIIPIVLNNLATQGYDVIFAANIACPFTELAALLALAIVLKNKKQKETTIASIFPAIFGITEPAIYGVSLPLKKPFIISSVSSAIGGALAMILGVKFYQMGGQGIFAFPCFLSTKSTNFSGVISAIIVVVISMLISFTLTLFIYQRENKKTLKGNN is encoded by the coding sequence ATGGGAAAATACTCAAATTTAGCAAAAGAAATTGTAGATGGAGTTGGTGGAAAAGATAACGTAATATCTTTAATTCATTGTTTTACCCGTCTAAGGTTCGTGCTTAAAAATGAAGATTTAGCTGACACTGAATCACTAAAAAATAATAAAGACATTGTTGATATTATTCAAAGAGGCGGACAATATCAAGTTGTCATTGGAATGAATGTCGAATCTGTATTTGATGAAATAAATGAAATTTACCACTTTCCAACCGAAGAGAATAAAGAAATTGAAACATCAAATGACGATGAAACAATTAAAGGTGAAGAAAATAAAAGCTTTTGGGACAAAGCTGTCGATCTTCTATCTGGGATTTTTGTACCACTTTTAGGGGTACTTTGTGCATGTGGAATTGTTAAAGGACTATTGGCCATTTTAACAGTTTCCAAAATTATATCTCCAACAGATGGAACTTATATTATTCTTAATGCAATTGGTGATTCGCTATTTTACTTTTTCCCAGTATTTTTAGCTGTTACTGCTGGAAAAAAATTTCATGTTGATCAAATGACATCAATAGCTATTGGTGCTTCAATGATTTATCCTTCACTTATAGCTTCTGTAAGCGGTAAAGCAATGTCTACTGTTTTTAGTGGGACAATTTTTGAATCAAAAGTTTATCTTACATTCTTAAAAATTCCCGTAATTCTCAATAACTATTCTTCGACAGTTATTCCAATTATTATTGCAATTTGGTTTGCTTCTTATGTCCAAAAATTCGCAAAAAAAATAAGCCCTGAAGCGATTTCTAATTTTCTTGTTCCATTAATAACATTGCTAATAGTCGTCCCTGTCGCATTAATGGCAATTGGTCCAGTAGCAACATGGCTTTCTAATATAATTGCCTGGATCGTTACATTCCTCTATAAATTGAGTCCAGTTTTACTGGGAGCATTCGTAGGAGGATTTTGGCAAATTTTAGTTATTTTTGGAATTCACAACGGAATTATCCCGATCGTTTTAAACAATTTAGCTACTCAAGGATATGATGTAATTTTTGCTGCAAACATTGCTTGTCCTTTTACAGAACTAGCTGCACTATTAGCTTTGGCAATTGTCTTAAAAAATAAAAAACAAAAAGAAACTACCATCGCTTCTATTTTTCCAGCAATTTTTGGTATAACTGAACCTGCTATTTACGGTGTTTCCCTTCCCTTAAAAAAGCCTTTCATTATTAGTTCAGTTTCTTCAGCAATCGGAGGTGCCTTAGCAATGATTCTTGGAGTTAAATTTTATCAAATGGGCGGTCAGGGAATTTTCGCTTTTCCATGTTTCTTATCAACTAAATCAACCAATTTTTCAGGAGTAATATCAGCTATTATCGTGGTTGTTATCTCGATGCTGATTTCATTTACACTTACTTTATTCATCTACCAAAGAGAAAACAAAAAAACATTGAAAGGAAATAATTAA
- a CDS encoding glycoside hydrolase family 3 protein, protein MKKIDLTANPFFLDKSEIKKIDEIKQRMTFDEKIGQLFCLEGDFNSEEEVKNIINNFHPGAMMYRPQDSEKIQSTQKIIQNVSPIPLLLAANLESGGDGIGTDGTFYGRQLEVAASNNTQNAYRLGKISAREGMAVGCNWSFAPVVDFNKNFANPIINVRTYGDNPETVIDMASQYIKACQEEGMAVSIKHFPGDGVDDRDQHLLTSVNSLSTEEWDQTYGKIYKSMIDQGALTLMAGHIYQPSYTKKFNPEIKDKDIYPGSLSPELLQGLLRGQLNYNGLICTDASTMAGFECQGERKDLLPQSINAGCDMILFTRNLDEDYQSVYNAVKSGVISSDRIDEALSRILATKMRLNLFDKKNNGTLVPDKDSLKILQCNEHVQWAKELAEESVTLVKNNQNILPLTPDKNKNILVIVIGDEVSASGKPPVHNLFVDSLKKEGFNVSVLDPNDEKMKKAMTKGAVSDLKSKFDTVIYFANVKTASNQTTVRLNWLKPMGYNSPWFLNDIPTIFISIANPYHLQDVPMVKTYINAYTANEYVPPIVVEKLVGKSPFKGISPIDPFCGYWDTKL, encoded by the coding sequence ATGAAAAAAATTGATCTTACAGCGAATCCTTTTTTTCTAGATAAATCTGAAATTAAAAAAATTGATGAAATAAAGCAGCGTATGACATTCGATGAAAAAATTGGTCAGTTGTTTTGCCTAGAAGGAGATTTTAACTCAGAAGAAGAAGTTAAAAATATAATTAATAATTTTCACCCAGGCGCAATGATGTATCGGCCTCAAGACAGTGAAAAAATTCAATCAACTCAAAAAATTATTCAAAATGTTTCTCCAATCCCACTTCTTTTAGCAGCTAATCTAGAATCTGGTGGTGATGGGATCGGAACTGATGGAACTTTTTACGGCCGACAATTAGAGGTTGCTGCTTCTAATAATACTCAAAATGCTTATCGATTGGGAAAAATTTCAGCAAGAGAAGGAATGGCTGTTGGTTGTAATTGGTCTTTTGCTCCAGTTGTTGACTTTAATAAAAATTTTGCAAATCCGATTATAAATGTTAGAACGTATGGAGATAATCCTGAAACAGTTATTGATATGGCAAGTCAATATATCAAAGCGTGTCAAGAAGAAGGAATGGCCGTTTCAATAAAACATTTTCCTGGAGATGGAGTAGATGACCGCGACCAACATCTTTTAACTTCTGTCAACTCTCTTTCGACTGAAGAATGGGATCAAACTTACGGAAAAATCTACAAATCCATGATTGATCAAGGCGCATTAACATTAATGGCAGGTCACATTTATCAACCATCTTATACTAAAAAATTTAATCCAGAAATCAAAGACAAAGATATTTACCCTGGATCATTATCTCCTGAATTACTTCAAGGATTACTACGTGGACAACTTAATTATAATGGGTTAATTTGTACAGATGCCTCAACAATGGCTGGTTTTGAATGTCAGGGGGAAAGAAAAGATCTATTACCTCAATCTATCAACGCCGGTTGTGACATGATTTTATTTACAAGAAATTTAGATGAAGATTATCAAAGTGTATACAATGCAGTAAAAAGCGGAGTTATTTCTTCAGATCGTATAGATGAAGCTCTTTCTAGAATCTTAGCAACTAAAATGAGACTTAATCTTTTTGACAAAAAAAACAACGGAACTCTGGTTCCTGACAAAGATTCATTAAAAATTTTACAATGTAATGAACATGTCCAATGGGCAAAAGAATTGGCTGAAGAATCAGTAACTTTAGTTAAAAATAATCAAAATATTTTACCGTTAACACCAGATAAAAACAAAAATATTTTAGTTATCGTAATTGGCGATGAAGTAAGTGCTAGCGGGAAACCCCCCGTACATAATTTGTTTGTAGATTCTCTAAAAAAAGAAGGATTTAACGTGAGCGTTTTAGATCCTAACGACGAAAAAATGAAGAAAGCTATGACAAAAGGAGCCGTTAGTGATCTAAAATCAAAATTCGATACAGTAATATACTTTGCTAATGTTAAAACCGCTAGTAACCAAACCACTGTTAGACTTAATTGGCTAAAACCGATGGGATATAATTCACCTTGGTTTTTAAATGATATTCCGACAATTTTTATTTCCATTGCAAACCCCTATCACCTCCAAGACGTTCCAATGGTAAAAACATATATTAATGCTTACACGGCAAACGAATATGTTCCTCCAATTGTTGTAGAAAAATTAGTTGGTAAGTCACCTTTTAAAGGCATAAGTCCAATTGATCCATTTTGTGGGTATTGGGATACCAAGTTATAA
- a CDS encoding TerC family protein, with product MATLAKLYGPFFDGHAWLSVFESTHAWSIIISLILLECLLSVDNALVLATLTNELKDKKEQDEALGIGLIGSYIARFVMVGIAIYLIQFVWVKIIGALYLIYLSLSYFYHLHRPETNKKVKKTEPTVGKVALKMVIMDIVFSIDSVIAALGVSKNPIIVLIGGLIGILAMRLVAEAMVKLMVKIPELNIMAYVLILFIGVKLLISAPPFNIEIPDYVFALVLVISVVVTLLVHYLRKKRNRIKH from the coding sequence TTGGCAACATTGGCAAAACTTTATGGACCTTTTTTTGATGGACATGCATGGCTTTCTGTATTTGAATCGACTCACGCTTGGTCAATTATTATTTCGCTAATTCTTTTAGAGTGTTTGTTATCAGTTGATAATGCTTTAGTCTTAGCCACTTTAACTAACGAATTAAAAGATAAAAAAGAGCAAGATGAAGCACTTGGAATTGGGCTAATTGGTTCTTATATTGCAAGATTTGTGATGGTGGGAATTGCAATTTATTTAATTCAGTTTGTTTGGGTTAAAATTATTGGAGCACTCTATCTCATCTATTTATCACTCAGTTATTTCTATCATTTACATCGTCCTGAAACAAATAAAAAAGTTAAAAAAACTGAGCCGACAGTCGGCAAAGTGGCTTTAAAAATGGTAATCATGGATATCGTTTTTAGTATTGATTCAGTTATTGCAGCTCTCGGTGTATCTAAGAATCCTATAATTGTTTTAATTGGCGGATTAATCGGGATTTTAGCCATGAGATTAGTTGCAGAAGCAATGGTCAAATTAATGGTCAAAATTCCAGAATTAAACATTATGGCGTATGTCCTAATCCTTTTTATCGGTGTAAAATTATTGATTTCAGCTCCGCCGTTTAATATTGAAATTCCAGACTACGTATTTGCTTTAGTATTAGTTATTAGTGTGGTTGTGACCTTACTTGTCCATTACTTGAGAAAAAAGCGTAATAGAATAAAACATTAA